In one window of Mesorhizobium sp. DNA:
- a CDS encoding bifunctional 2-polyprenyl-6-hydroxyphenol methylase/3-demethylubiquinol 3-O-methyltransferase UbiG produces the protein MGDFSVPLGAWKGQAAFIIGGGPSIAAFDCGRLQGRGRVIAVNDAGLYKAPWADILFWADRRWLDWNVDKLGLHTGQLKITRKKPHIPTGHDVKTLDFLPRKLSHWPEAVGGWCGGSSAINLAYLLGANPIILLGFDMRPGNWHDNHKLPCLSNQHRDKFIPTLEAMAPQLEEQGVAVLNTNERSALRCFPFADIEDLLSMDDIALVEREKYLAIWQRPEYRRVSPGMLECERAFAVCDMKPVRSLIDFGSGPCRATKWFEEKGLDVLAIDFAPNARETDVPFVEACLWDLPAGIPRADYAFCADVMEHIPLAKVLDVLANIESLTRRSAYFRIATRPDKMGPRFLKQPLHMTVKDADWWRRQVEAHFPLVDVIENTGRDVILLARS, from the coding sequence ATGGGTGATTTTTCGGTCCCGCTCGGCGCATGGAAGGGTCAGGCAGCATTCATCATCGGCGGTGGTCCGTCAATTGCCGCATTCGATTGCGGTCGATTGCAGGGCCGGGGCAGGGTGATCGCGGTCAACGATGCGGGCCTCTACAAGGCGCCATGGGCCGATATCCTGTTCTGGGCCGATCGGCGATGGCTGGACTGGAACGTCGACAAGCTCGGCCTGCACACCGGCCAATTGAAGATCACGCGGAAGAAGCCGCACATACCGACCGGCCATGACGTGAAGACGCTGGATTTCCTGCCGCGCAAGCTGTCGCACTGGCCCGAGGCGGTCGGTGGATGGTGCGGCGGATCGTCGGCGATCAACCTGGCGTATCTGCTCGGGGCAAACCCGATCATCCTTCTCGGCTTCGATATGCGGCCAGGGAACTGGCACGACAACCACAAGCTGCCGTGCCTGTCAAACCAGCACCGGGACAAGTTCATCCCGACGCTGGAGGCGATGGCACCCCAACTGGAAGAGCAGGGCGTGGCGGTGCTGAACACGAACGAGCGGTCGGCCCTTCGGTGCTTTCCGTTCGCCGATATCGAGGACCTTCTGAGCATGGACGATATCGCCCTTGTCGAGCGGGAGAAGTATCTCGCGATCTGGCAGCGGCCGGAATACCGCAGGGTGTCGCCGGGCATGCTGGAATGCGAGCGGGCGTTTGCCGTCTGCGATATGAAGCCGGTTCGCAGCCTGATCGATTTTGGCTCGGGGCCGTGCCGCGCAACCAAGTGGTTTGAGGAAAAGGGCCTCGACGTCCTCGCCATCGACTTCGCGCCGAACGCGCGGGAAACCGACGTTCCGTTCGTGGAAGCCTGTCTGTGGGATTTGCCCGCAGGAATCCCGCGCGCCGACTATGCCTTCTGTGCCGACGTGATGGAACATATCCCGCTGGCGAAGGTGCTGGACGTGCTGGCGAACATCGAAAGCCTGACGCGCAGGTCTGCCTATTTCCGCATCGCGACCCGTCCGGACAAGATGGGGCCGCGCTTTCTGAAACAGCCGCTGCACATGACCGTGAAGGACGCGGATTGGTGGCGCCGGCAGGTCGAGGCGCATTTCCCGCTGGTCGACGTGATCGAAAACACCGGTCGCGACGTGATCCTGTTGGCGAGGTCGTAG
- a CDS encoding DUF2190 domain-containing protein: MAVQTTYNETIDAARAGMIANEEPVVLISRTIIDAAGVGFGKVVQEAATDGSKDGQCTADIDTADMDAYKFLGITVRERSVRPETPNKFAQYESARIMRRGVIWVEVAGAVKAGEDVTVTLASGVLGTAGVGAGVVAIPNARWESSTSGAGLAKLRLG, from the coding sequence ATGGCTGTTCAGACCACCTACAACGAGACGATCGATGCGGCCCGTGCCGGCATGATCGCCAATGAGGAGCCTGTCGTCCTCATCTCCCGCACCATCATCGACGCGGCCGGCGTCGGCTTCGGCAAGGTCGTGCAGGAGGCCGCCACCGACGGCTCGAAGGACGGCCAGTGCACCGCCGACATCGATACGGCGGACATGGATGCCTACAAGTTCCTCGGCATCACCGTCCGCGAACGTTCCGTCCGCCCCGAGACGCCCAACAAGTTCGCCCAGTACGAATCCGCTCGCATCATGCGGCGCGGCGTCATCTGGGTCGAAGTCGCTGGCGCGGTGAAGGCTGGCGAGGACGTCACCGTCACGCTCGCTTCCGGCGTTCTCGGCACGGCCGGGGTCGGCGCTGGTGTTGTCGCAATTCCGAATGCTCGCTGGGAAAGCTCCACCTCCGGGGCTGGCCTCGCGAAGCTTCGTCTGGGCTAA
- a CDS encoding DUF2213 domain-containing protein, whose amino-acid sequence MKFTDAVSIAGTRRRDDGYLVADARVARTGVQLYAGYEVGKPEMAVVRVYRPDAEVFSRDTLASFAHRPVTNDHPAEPVTADNWKDHAVGNTSDEVARDGSMIRVPLMVSDGATIKLIEDGKRELSAGYTCDLAFETGQTASGEAYDAIQKNIRANHVAIVQRGRAGSEVRIGDDAGKWGASPVTPQTADERTSQMADALRKVLVDGLQVETTDAGAQAIDKLQKDLASSAAKIDTLTADHATALAAKDAELAKAHAERDAANAKILDAAALDKLVQARGDLIATAKAIAADVKTDGLSDAEIRKAVVVAKLGDAAVKDKAEAYIDARFDILAEDAAKSVDPVRAALQSQDRAPLTNDNGQAAYEKRLSDAWKPKKEA is encoded by the coding sequence ATGAAATTCACCGATGCAGTGAGCATCGCTGGCACCCGCCGGCGCGATGACGGCTACCTTGTCGCCGATGCGCGCGTGGCCCGTACCGGCGTCCAGCTTTATGCAGGCTATGAGGTCGGTAAGCCCGAAATGGCCGTGGTGCGCGTCTACCGGCCCGATGCCGAGGTGTTCAGCCGGGACACTCTGGCGAGCTTCGCGCATCGCCCGGTGACGAACGACCATCCGGCCGAGCCGGTGACGGCCGACAATTGGAAAGACCACGCCGTCGGCAACACGTCGGACGAAGTGGCCCGCGACGGTTCCATGATCCGCGTCCCGCTGATGGTGAGCGACGGAGCGACGATCAAGCTCATCGAGGATGGCAAGCGCGAACTGTCGGCCGGCTATACGTGCGATCTCGCCTTCGAGACCGGCCAGACGGCCTCCGGCGAGGCGTACGACGCCATTCAGAAGAACATCCGGGCGAATCACGTTGCCATCGTGCAGCGCGGCCGCGCCGGTTCCGAGGTCCGCATCGGCGACGATGCAGGCAAGTGGGGCGCGAGCCCTGTCACACCCCAGACAGCAGATGAAAGGACAAGCCAGATGGCTGATGCTCTGCGAAAAGTGCTGGTCGATGGGCTCCAGGTCGAGACGACCGACGCAGGCGCCCAGGCTATCGACAAGCTCCAGAAGGACTTGGCGTCATCCGCCGCCAAGATCGACACCCTGACCGCCGACCACGCCACGGCGCTCGCGGCCAAAGACGCCGAACTGGCGAAGGCGCACGCCGAACGCGATGCTGCCAACGCCAAGATTCTCGACGCCGCCGCGCTCGATAAGCTCGTGCAGGCTCGCGGCGACCTGATCGCCACCGCCAAGGCTATTGCGGCCGACGTGAAGACGGACGGCCTGTCCGACGCCGAAATCCGCAAGGCGGTCGTCGTCGCCAAGCTCGGCGATGCCGCTGTCAAGGACAAGGCGGAAGCCTACATCGACGCCCGCTTCGATATCCTCGCCGAGGATGCGGCGAAGAGTGTCGATCCCGTCCGTGCCGCCCTGCAGTCGCAGGATCGCGCACCCCTCACCAACGACAACGGCCAGGCCGCCTACGAAAAGCGCCTTTCCGATGCGTGGAAGCCGAAGAAGGAGGCCTAA